In Turicibacter sanguinis, a genomic segment contains:
- a CDS encoding peptide ABC transporter substrate-binding protein produces MVLKKSISFLLIVMSWFVVSQIIQAHAESIDETAVKVIEPKKNYQGFYSIDPETFDYLYTFKQTDSKHFANFIDGLIEHDAYGNLVGAVASHWESNEDATIWTFKLKEGIKWYTDEGSVYDEVRAHDFVAGLWHAADFQSQTLYLVKDVIKNLEAYVNGEVTFDEVGVKAIDDYTLQYELNSPTPYFPSMTTYSILLPVNQSFLESKGSGCRLGSPDLSNCSFGNLNPESILYNGAYRLTNFTSKSVIEYTANVDYWDAESVYIPKVKLIYSESLDPTSLFLAFERGEITSAPIDVYNAAIYAFAKKKYGDSIFVTETSSATSFACFVFNRQAYHSPLDPRIDISPKTAKQREDTKLAILNQAFRQAILHGLDVSAVNAQSVGEELKEISVRNLITQPDFVQTSYHQTYGELVGDSLKRLNPMLYPENFTVEDGQMSYFNPGLAKELMQVAKAELMEQGVDFPVYLDVLINGESEMSFRSAQALKNSLETELKGDVVINLITTSREHLAATKSASLVNTDLYFATAWSPDYGDPKSYMDILDPKQGDMLKYFGLNQAVIETEEDRQIKEQIGLNKFGYLKQAASDVVNDPDLRYELYAQAEAFAIDQAYFIPLSTSGGSYAVSKIIPYTKPYSSYGLSTMKFKGMQISDHIITVVERNQYKEQWIQKRNQIAPSINVDKILP; encoded by the coding sequence ATGGTCTTGAAAAAATCGATAAGTTTCTTACTTATTGTGATGAGTTGGTTTGTAGTCTCACAAATCATTCAAGCTCATGCTGAATCGATAGATGAGACGGCTGTAAAAGTCATAGAACCTAAAAAAAATTATCAAGGATTTTATTCGATAGATCCGGAAACATTTGATTATTTATATACGTTCAAGCAAACAGACTCCAAGCACTTTGCCAATTTTATTGATGGATTGATTGAACATGATGCGTATGGGAATTTAGTTGGCGCTGTTGCTAGTCATTGGGAAAGTAATGAGGATGCAACGATTTGGACGTTTAAGTTGAAAGAAGGAATTAAATGGTATACAGATGAGGGGAGTGTTTACGATGAAGTCAGGGCGCATGATTTTGTGGCTGGACTTTGGCATGCTGCTGATTTTCAATCTCAAACCTTATATCTTGTCAAAGATGTTATCAAAAATTTAGAAGCCTATGTCAATGGAGAAGTAACATTTGATGAAGTGGGGGTAAAAGCGATTGATGATTATACGTTACAATATGAGCTAAATTCTCCGACTCCGTACTTTCCAAGCATGACGACATACTCGATTTTACTACCGGTGAATCAAAGTTTTCTAGAATCGAAGGGAAGTGGATGTCGTCTTGGAAGTCCAGACTTATCGAATTGTTCATTTGGAAATTTAAATCCAGAGTCTATCCTTTATAATGGCGCGTATCGTTTAACAAACTTTACTTCAAAATCTGTGATTGAGTATACCGCAAATGTTGATTATTGGGATGCAGAATCAGTTTATATTCCAAAAGTAAAACTCATTTATTCGGAAAGTTTGGATCCGACTAGTCTATTTTTAGCTTTTGAACGAGGAGAAATTACATCAGCTCCGATTGATGTTTATAATGCGGCTATTTATGCCTTTGCGAAGAAAAAGTATGGCGATTCTATTTTTGTGACGGAAACAAGTAGCGCAACCTCTTTTGCTTGTTTTGTGTTTAACCGTCAAGCGTATCACTCTCCGTTAGATCCCCGAATTGACATTTCGCCTAAAACAGCTAAGCAACGTGAGGATACGAAGTTAGCGATTTTAAATCAAGCTTTTCGCCAGGCCATTTTACATGGACTGGATGTATCAGCTGTTAATGCACAAAGTGTTGGTGAAGAACTGAAAGAGATTTCCGTTCGAAACTTAATTACCCAACCTGACTTTGTTCAAACCTCTTATCATCAAACATATGGTGAGCTAGTCGGCGATTCATTAAAACGACTCAATCCAATGTTATATCCCGAAAACTTTACGGTTGAAGATGGTCAAATGAGCTATTTTAATCCAGGACTTGCAAAAGAATTGATGCAAGTAGCTAAAGCGGAATTAATGGAACAAGGGGTAGATTTTCCAGTTTATCTCGATGTTTTAATCAATGGTGAGAGTGAAATGAGTTTTAGAAGTGCCCAAGCATTAAAGAATAGTCTTGAAACTGAGTTAAAAGGAGATGTGGTGATTAATTTAATCACGACTTCAAGAGAACATCTGGCCGCGACTAAGTCAGCTAGTCTAGTGAATACCGATCTTTATTTTGCAACCGCATGGTCACCTGATTATGGTGATCCTAAAAGTTATATGGATATTTTAGATCCTAAGCAGGGAGATATGTTGAAATATTTTGGATTGAATCAAGCCGTGATTGAAACCGAAGAAGATCGTCAAATTAAAGAACAAATTGGACTAAATAAATTTGGATATTTAAAACAAGCCGCATCTGATGTTGTAAATGACCCAGATTTACGGTATGAATTGTATGCGCAGGCTGAAGCTTTTGCGATTGATCAGGCGTATTTTATTCCTCTTTCAACCTCTGGTGGAAGTTATGCCGTCTCAAAAATTATTCCGTATACCAAACCCTATAGTTCTTATGGTTTATCGACGATGAAGTTTAAAGGAATGCAAATTAGTGATCATATCATTACCGTCGTGGAAAGAAACCAATATAAAGAACAGTGGATACAAAAACGTAATCAAATCGCTCCGTCTATCAATGTCGATAAAATCCTTCCTTAA
- a CDS encoding M48 family metallopeptidase codes for MKLQFETFEVLLERKNIKNMYLKIRPSGEIVVTANSKMELSFIKDFILSKETWIHQKLQQIANTSTVLSKDEIRYLGQTLKKRRLASNHTCFSIEADSLRQEMPPSVSEERAERLCEAWLQKQLEALIHQYMRKYWRYFEQSGIRPVEVKYRQMTSTWGVCRPVRGSITFNKRLIHEKETFIEYVVVHELCHLIHPNHSTKFYELVACLLPQWKVYAKK; via the coding sequence ATGAAATTACAATTCGAGACGTTTGAAGTTTTACTTGAACGTAAAAATATTAAAAATATGTACTTAAAAATTAGACCAAGTGGTGAAATTGTCGTGACGGCGAATTCGAAGATGGAACTTTCGTTTATTAAAGACTTTATTTTATCTAAAGAAACTTGGATCCATCAAAAGCTGCAGCAGATAGCGAATACTTCAACGGTTCTGTCAAAAGATGAGATTCGTTATTTGGGGCAGACATTAAAAAAGCGTCGATTGGCTTCTAATCACACGTGTTTTTCAATTGAGGCAGATAGTTTACGACAAGAAATGCCGCCAAGTGTCAGCGAAGAGAGGGCTGAACGGTTATGTGAGGCGTGGCTTCAAAAGCAGTTAGAAGCGTTAATTCATCAATATATGAGAAAGTATTGGCGATATTTTGAGCAGTCAGGAATTCGGCCTGTTGAAGTGAAATATCGTCAAATGACATCAACATGGGGTGTTTGCCGTCCTGTTAGAGGGAGTATTACGTTTAATAAGCGTTTGATCCATGAGAAAGAGACGTTTATTGAATATGTGGTGGTTCACGAATTATGCCATTTGATTCATCCTAATCATAGTACGAAGTTTTATGAGTTAGTCGCTTGTTTATTACCTCAGTGGAAAGTATATGCTAAAAAATAA
- a CDS encoding ammonium transporter — translation MTIDLSVVIDTLWMVIASILVFSMQAGFALVESGFTRSKNAANIMMKNFMDYSIGTIIFFIVGFSLMFHGSVAGLFGIPDLCVSGDYTSLGLIVPLLAFVFFQSVFCSTSVTIVSGAVAERMKFSSYLIFSSLMTAIIYPISGHWVWGGGWLAQLGFHDFAGSSVVHALGGFAALAGIILPGARRGKFNQDGSSNTIHGHSLTMAALGVFILWIGWFGFNAGSTLTASDPWAIAHVVMTTNLAPAAAAVTTLMMSWFKGKPSVGAALNGSLAGLVAITAGCDLVSPLGAIAIGVIAGMVMMFGNDLLERKFKLDDAVGAIPVHGFCGVVGTILTGLFSTSNGLFYTGSFSFLGIQIIGAFVIALWGFVMGYLLLALLKKISGIRVSATEEENGLDLSEHAESAYGEFLLKEDVKTSEN, via the coding sequence ATGACGATTGATTTAAGTGTAGTGATTGATACGCTATGGATGGTCATAGCATCCATTTTAGTGTTTTCGATGCAAGCTGGTTTTGCTTTAGTAGAAAGTGGATTTACACGGTCTAAAAATGCCGCCAACATTATGATGAAAAACTTTATGGATTATTCCATTGGAACGATTATTTTCTTTATTGTTGGGTTTTCACTTATGTTCCATGGTAGTGTTGCCGGTTTATTTGGTATTCCGGATTTATGTGTAAGTGGTGATTATACCTCTTTAGGATTGATAGTTCCGCTACTTGCTTTCGTCTTTTTCCAAAGTGTGTTTTGCTCAACTTCAGTGACGATTGTTTCAGGAGCCGTAGCTGAACGAATGAAATTTTCAAGCTATCTGATTTTTAGTTCCTTGATGACGGCTATTATTTATCCGATTAGTGGTCACTGGGTTTGGGGTGGCGGTTGGTTAGCACAACTTGGATTTCATGATTTCGCTGGTTCATCAGTTGTCCATGCGCTAGGTGGATTTGCCGCTCTTGCTGGTATTATATTGCCTGGAGCTCGGCGTGGAAAATTTAATCAAGATGGGAGTTCAAATACTATTCATGGTCATAGCCTAACAATGGCTGCTCTTGGTGTTTTTATTTTATGGATTGGATGGTTTGGATTTAATGCAGGTTCAACATTAACTGCGAGCGATCCATGGGCCATTGCTCATGTTGTCATGACCACCAATTTAGCACCAGCAGCGGCGGCTGTTACAACGTTGATGATGTCATGGTTCAAAGGCAAACCAAGTGTGGGAGCGGCATTAAATGGTTCATTGGCTGGATTAGTCGCTATCACGGCAGGTTGTGATTTAGTTTCACCACTAGGAGCGATTGCGATTGGGGTCATTGCCGGAATGGTTATGATGTTTGGAAATGATTTATTAGAGCGAAAATTTAAACTTGATGATGCAGTAGGGGCAATTCCTGTTCACGGTTTTTGTGGGGTTGTCGGAACAATTTTGACTGGACTATTTAGTACAAGCAACGGCTTGTTTTATACCGGAAGCTTTAGCTTTTTAGGAATTCAAATAATAGGTGCCTTCGTGATTGCTTTGTGGGGATTTGTCATGGGATATCTTCTACTAGCTCTTTTGAAAAAAATCAGTGGAATACGGGTAAGTGCAACAGAGGAAGAGAATGGATTGGATTTATCTGAACATGCTGAATCTGCTTACGGTGAATTTTTACTCAAAGAAGATGTCAAAACATCTGAAAACTAA
- a CDS encoding ATP-dependent DNA helicase: protein MVIQKGVKEVVGYVYQQGDLNLEYFQANRAQHGTNAHQAIQKKYLDEECEVYLEMSVKHQEHDVILSGRMDLLLHRDERIIIGEIKSTTRRLELIEENDRPVHYAQAKVYAYLYLLKHPELNSVIVRLIYCNLDGTEERAFDQEYTLDELEPFMNHTLEVYLQWYFILLKSMQLKLKTAKTLQFPFGEFREYQRELSGAVYQTIKQKKNLLLRAPTGIGKTMGTIFPSIKALSNTEQKIFYLTAKTIGRDVAEKAFDRCHASGWQAKVTTITAKERICFMDEVKCDPKFCPYAAGYFDRINEATKDLFESEQLFNRSRIETYAKKHQVCPFEFSLAMASISDAVIGDYNYMFDPRAFLRRFFEEPSSHIALIDEAHNLYDRACEMYSASLSKEPIQELKRLFKDRHKGLSKSLANLNMKFIEYRHELEEKKVFDLFKEDMDLSFLNRAQDLLDVLEKYLYQHQDTEYKPQLMNLYFELHQFLRISDYFNESFRVRYERFGIEVKVSIVCLNPSLYLSEKMEKVRSTILFSATLHPLDYYQTVLLHEEACEKIFLPSPFKREHLDLYVQHGISTKYKQRERSLAHLIQMIYHVTRQRVGNYMVFLPSYQYLEMVYEAYLALVQDEQELLFQQRDMSEEERDAFLEKFNETNVTTLVAFCVLGGIFSEGIDLIGDRLIGSLIVGVGLPQINPLTEQRRDYFEEKFQKGYLYAYVYPGFNKVMQAVGRVIRTDEDRGTVMLIDERYLEPTYLALFPYEWQHAKFIR, encoded by the coding sequence ATGGTGATTCAAAAAGGTGTTAAAGAGGTGGTGGGATATGTCTACCAACAAGGCGATTTAAACTTAGAATATTTTCAAGCTAATCGTGCACAGCATGGGACAAATGCTCATCAAGCAATTCAAAAAAAATATCTTGATGAGGAGTGCGAAGTTTATCTCGAAATGAGTGTAAAGCATCAAGAACACGATGTTATTTTAAGTGGTCGTATGGATCTATTACTTCATCGAGATGAACGCATCATTATTGGAGAAATAAAATCGACGACCCGACGATTAGAGCTCATTGAAGAAAATGACCGTCCGGTACACTATGCTCAGGCCAAAGTCTATGCTTATTTATATTTACTTAAACATCCCGAGCTAAATTCAGTCATCGTTCGGTTAATTTATTGTAATTTAGACGGGACAGAGGAGCGGGCTTTCGATCAAGAATATACACTTGATGAGTTAGAACCTTTCATGAATCACACATTAGAGGTTTACTTACAGTGGTATTTTATTTTATTAAAATCAATGCAGTTAAAATTAAAGACAGCCAAAACCCTTCAGTTTCCATTTGGGGAATTTCGTGAATATCAACGTGAACTCTCAGGTGCCGTGTATCAAACCATTAAGCAAAAAAAGAATTTATTATTAAGAGCGCCAACCGGCATCGGAAAAACAATGGGAACTATTTTTCCAAGTATTAAAGCGTTAAGTAACACAGAACAAAAAATTTTTTACTTGACCGCTAAAACGATTGGACGGGACGTGGCAGAGAAAGCATTTGACCGTTGCCATGCAAGTGGATGGCAAGCTAAAGTGACCACTATCACTGCTAAAGAAAGAATTTGTTTTATGGATGAAGTCAAATGTGATCCGAAATTTTGCCCTTATGCCGCAGGTTATTTTGATCGTATTAACGAGGCAACTAAAGATTTATTCGAATCAGAACAACTGTTTAATCGCTCAAGAATTGAAACCTATGCTAAAAAACATCAAGTTTGTCCATTTGAGTTTTCACTTGCCATGGCGTCAATTAGTGATGCGGTTATTGGTGACTATAATTATATGTTTGATCCTCGCGCTTTTTTAAGACGTTTCTTTGAGGAACCTTCGTCTCATATTGCGCTCATTGATGAGGCACATAACTTATATGATCGAGCCTGTGAGATGTATAGTGCGAGTTTGTCAAAAGAACCAATTCAAGAGCTTAAACGTTTATTTAAAGACCGTCATAAAGGCTTATCTAAGTCACTCGCTAATTTAAACATGAAATTTATTGAGTATCGTCATGAATTAGAAGAAAAGAAAGTATTTGATTTATTTAAAGAGGATATGGACTTATCCTTTTTAAATCGTGCCCAAGATTTACTTGACGTCCTAGAGAAGTATTTGTATCAGCATCAGGACACAGAATACAAACCACAATTGATGAATTTATACTTTGAATTGCATCAATTTTTAAGAATCTCAGACTATTTTAATGAAAGTTTTAGAGTCCGTTATGAACGGTTTGGCATTGAGGTCAAAGTAAGTATCGTTTGTTTAAATCCAAGTCTTTATTTGAGTGAGAAAATGGAGAAAGTTCGCTCGACCATTTTATTTTCAGCGACGCTACATCCACTAGATTATTATCAAACGGTGCTACTTCATGAAGAGGCGTGTGAAAAAATCTTTTTACCATCCCCGTTTAAACGTGAGCATCTTGATTTATATGTTCAGCACGGAATTTCGACAAAATATAAGCAACGTGAGCGTTCACTTGCTCATCTCATTCAGATGATTTATCATGTGACGAGACAACGAGTTGGTAATTATATGGTCTTTTTACCCTCCTATCAATATTTAGAAATGGTTTATGAGGCTTACCTTGCGTTAGTTCAGGATGAGCAAGAGTTACTTTTTCAGCAGCGGGATATGAGTGAAGAAGAGCGTGATGCCTTTTTAGAAAAGTTTAATGAAACGAATGTCACAACGTTAGTGGCTTTTTGTGTACTAGGAGGTATCTTTAGCGAAGGAATTGATTTGATTGGAGATCGTTTAATTGGGTCATTGATTGTAGGAGTAGGATTGCCTCAAATCAATCCGTTGACTGAGCAACGCCGTGATTACTTTGAAGAAAAGTTCCAAAAAGGTTACTTATACGCTTATGTTTACCCTGGATTTAATAAAGTCATGCAAGCAGTCGGGCGCGTGATTCGAACAGATGAAGACCGAGGAACGGTGATGTTAATTGATGAACGGTATTTAGAGCCGACTTATTTAGCTCTATTTCCTTACGAATGGCAGCACGCAAAGTTTATAAGATAA
- a CDS encoding DinB/UmuC family translesion DNA polymerase: MLEEWGNQGASFSQFPPALKRQGAKSRCRVYELEGYQNVWFVPCRMNHYLKVSQDILKIYLRYVSYEDLHIYSIDEVFIDITSYLRLYKCDAYTLAKQMMCDILKETGIPSTCGIGPNLLLAKVALDIEAKKAVNGIAQWSYTDVKTKLWPLTPLSKMWGIGIQLEKRLNRMGMYCVGDIAQYPLDFLKREFGVLGEQLYQHSHGIDESDLHDVYQSRYPTIGGGQVLMRDYYAYDIKTILLEQVEEVMFRLRKKNLYCEVVHLAIGYSKSVRGGFSRQTKLSQATDLTESVFEACLRLFEANYTGQPIRKVSISLGGLVERGQTQLSLFEDVTKKQQLSYAMDEIRIKHGKNALLRAISYEKGATGRYRNTLMGGHQAE; the protein is encoded by the coding sequence TTGTTGGAAGAATGGGGGAATCAGGGAGCATCGTTCTCGCAGTTTCCCCCCGCTTTAAAAAGACAAGGAGCTAAATCAAGGTGTCGAGTTTATGAGTTAGAAGGTTATCAAAATGTATGGTTTGTCCCATGTAGAATGAATCACTATTTGAAAGTATCACAAGATATTTTGAAAATATATTTGAGGTATGTTTCTTATGAGGACCTTCATATTTATTCAATTGATGAGGTATTCATCGACATCACGTCATATTTGCGTTTATACAAATGTGATGCATACACGTTAGCTAAGCAGATGATGTGCGATATTTTAAAAGAGACGGGAATTCCCTCAACTTGTGGAATTGGTCCGAATTTATTACTTGCTAAAGTTGCCCTTGATATAGAAGCAAAGAAGGCCGTTAATGGCATTGCACAGTGGAGTTATACAGATGTTAAGACAAAATTATGGCCATTGACCCCGTTATCTAAGATGTGGGGAATCGGTATTCAGCTTGAAAAACGTTTAAACCGGATGGGGATGTATTGTGTTGGAGATATTGCACAATATCCACTTGACTTTTTAAAACGTGAATTTGGTGTTTTAGGTGAACAATTATATCAGCATAGTCATGGAATTGACGAGAGTGATTTACATGACGTTTATCAAAGTAGGTATCCAACAATCGGAGGAGGTCAGGTTTTAATGCGAGATTATTATGCTTATGATATTAAAACAATCTTACTAGAGCAGGTTGAGGAAGTGATGTTCCGCTTACGAAAGAAAAATCTTTATTGTGAAGTGGTGCATCTGGCAATCGGCTATAGTAAATCCGTTAGAGGTGGATTTTCTAGACAAACAAAACTTTCTCAGGCAACTGATTTGACAGAATCCGTATTTGAAGCCTGCTTGAGACTATTCGAGGCCAATTACACAGGACAACCGATTCGAAAAGTGTCCATTTCACTTGGTGGATTAGTTGAGCGTGGGCAAACTCAACTTAGCTTATTTGAAGACGTGACGAAAAAACAGCAGTTGAGTTATGCGATGGATGAAATTAGAATAAAGCATGGTAAAAATGCCTTGTTACGAGCTATTTCTTATGAAAAGGGAGCAACAGGACGTTATCGTAATACGTTAATGGGTGGTCATCAGGCAGAATAA
- a CDS encoding YolD-like family protein, with product MKDRGMMKWKAFVSIVEQQQAIEEVLNELSKIEKPLLDEWQHEQNSNLVVEGFLNQTTITLVYFERGQLLRVKGNVEKINEAYRYFILSDGHQRKKISFSSVVEVKG from the coding sequence ATGAAAGATCGAGGGATGATGAAATGGAAAGCCTTTGTCTCGATAGTAGAACAACAACAAGCTATTGAGGAGGTTCTAAACGAATTGTCAAAGATAGAAAAACCACTACTAGATGAGTGGCAACATGAGCAAAACTCTAATTTAGTTGTTGAAGGCTTTTTAAATCAAACAACCATTACGCTTGTTTACTTTGAGCGAGGACAGTTACTTAGGGTAAAGGGAAACGTTGAAAAAATCAATGAGGCCTATCGTTATTTTATCCTATCGGATGGTCACCAAAGAAAGAAGATTTCATTTAGTAGTGTCGTCGAAGTAAAAGGATAG
- a CDS encoding ComEC/Rec2 family competence protein produces the protein MEQFLVEIDYVLELLNQAHWTDYLVITLMYLILILMMIGKWKKSKRQIWYNYLWLMLCPPVGIYLVSQNRKIKKKEKKQVITISVTGWAIILSSIFIYLGWMPKPQYQESLNQSHVGLEVRPSHQELQVHFIDIGQGDSTLIIYDDFHILIDGGNNGAEDILLNYLEAVGVDDLEIVVATHPDADHIGGLAEVLQTYSVDLIIDSGEAHTSQTYKAYLKQVEEQKQLGAQYLEDDDLVFELADGVTFEVIETGDDNGDRNNNSVVTKLTYNDVAFLFTGDMESDVEKKILSRDLDVDILKAGHHGSKTSSSMAFLEVVKPKTVVISAGKNNTYGHPHPVLLNRLKAYTEDIYVTADLGHIVITTDGQTYEVETVK, from the coding sequence TTGGAGCAGTTTTTAGTTGAGATTGATTATGTCCTTGAATTGTTAAATCAAGCCCATTGGACTGATTATTTAGTGATTACCCTTATGTATCTAATTTTAATTTTAATGATGATAGGAAAGTGGAAAAAAAGTAAGCGACAAATTTGGTATAACTATTTGTGGCTGATGTTATGTCCACCTGTTGGAATTTATTTAGTTAGCCAGAACCGTAAAATTAAAAAGAAAGAAAAAAAACAAGTCATTACCATTTCAGTAACAGGATGGGCCATTATATTATCCTCTATTTTCATTTATTTAGGATGGATGCCAAAACCACAGTATCAAGAAAGTCTAAATCAAAGTCATGTTGGACTTGAAGTTCGGCCTAGTCATCAAGAACTCCAGGTTCATTTTATTGATATTGGACAGGGGGATTCGACCCTGATTATTTATGATGATTTTCATATTTTAATTGATGGTGGAAATAATGGAGCAGAAGATATTTTATTAAATTATTTAGAAGCCGTTGGTGTTGATGATTTAGAAATTGTGGTGGCAACTCATCCCGATGCCGATCATATTGGAGGATTGGCAGAAGTGCTACAGACATACTCGGTTGATTTGATTATTGATTCGGGCGAAGCCCATACCTCTCAAACTTATAAAGCGTATTTAAAGCAAGTTGAAGAACAAAAACAACTAGGGGCTCAATACTTAGAAGATGATGATTTAGTATTTGAACTTGCAGATGGAGTGACGTTTGAAGTAATCGAAACGGGTGATGATAACGGTGATCGTAACAATAACTCAGTTGTAACGAAGTTAACATATAATGATGTTGCCTTCTTATTTACAGGAGATATGGAATCTGACGTTGAAAAGAAAATTTTATCTCGGGATTTAGATGTAGATATTTTAAAGGCAGGACATCACGGTTCAAAAACGTCGTCTTCGATGGCTTTTTTAGAGGTGGTAAAGCCTAAAACAGTCGTGATTAGTGCTGGAAAAAACAATACCTATGGGCATCCACATCCGGTTTTATTAAACCGCTTAAAAGCTTATACGGAGGATATTTATGTGACAGCTGATCTTGGACATATCGTGATTACGACGGATGGCCAAACATATGAGGTAGAGACTGTTAAATAG
- a CDS encoding ABC-F family ATP-binding cassette domain-containing protein, producing MSVLTVTNLSHGFGDRAIFENVSFRLLKGEHVGLIGANGEGKSTFMNIITGKLVPDEGKVEWSRNVRVGYLDQHVALQPGMTIRDVLKTAFQYLFDMEAKINDLYMKMGEVDPDEMDKLLEEVGVLQDILTNNDFYVIDAKVEEVAKGLGLQDIGLDRDVSELSGGQRSKVLLAKLLLEKPDILLLDEPTNHLDEAHVTWLTRYLQEYENAFILISHDIPFLNSVINLIYHMGNQELNRYVGDYDNFVRIYEAKKAQLESAYKKQQQEIADLKDFVARNKARVSTRNMAMSRQKKLDKMEVIELASERPKPEFNFKGARTAGRYIFQTKDLVIGYGEPLSSPLNLTMERGQKIAICGANGIGKTTLLRSLLGEIQPISGSVERGEFLHIGYFEQEIKGGKDKTCLQEFWDEFPHLTQGEARAALAKCGLTTKHIESKVMVLSGGEQAKVRLAKLINRESNVLILDEPTNHLDVDAKDELKRAIKEYKGSVLLISHEPEFYRDVVTDIWDGEKWTTRLV from the coding sequence ATGAGTGTTTTAACTGTTACCAACTTGAGTCATGGGTTTGGGGATCGTGCGATTTTTGAAAATGTATCATTCCGTTTATTAAAGGGTGAGCATGTCGGTTTAATCGGAGCAAATGGTGAAGGTAAATCAACATTTATGAATATTATTACTGGAAAATTAGTGCCAGATGAAGGGAAAGTAGAATGGTCACGTAATGTTCGTGTTGGATATTTAGATCAGCACGTGGCACTACAACCTGGTATGACCATTCGTGATGTGTTAAAAACAGCCTTTCAATATTTATTTGATATGGAAGCTAAAATTAACGATTTATATATGAAAATGGGAGAAGTTGATCCTGATGAGATGGATAAACTTCTTGAGGAAGTCGGGGTTTTACAAGATATTTTAACAAACAATGACTTCTATGTCATCGATGCAAAAGTAGAAGAGGTGGCTAAAGGATTAGGACTTCAAGATATTGGACTTGACCGCGATGTTTCAGAATTAAGTGGTGGACAACGTTCAAAAGTATTATTAGCGAAATTATTACTGGAGAAGCCAGATATCTTATTACTTGATGAGCCGACGAACCACTTAGATGAGGCGCACGTGACATGGTTAACTCGTTATTTACAAGAATATGAAAATGCTTTTATTTTAATCTCTCATGATATCCCATTCTTAAATAGTGTAATTAACTTAATCTATCACATGGGGAATCAAGAATTAAACCGCTATGTAGGAGATTACGATAACTTTGTTCGTATCTATGAAGCAAAAAAAGCACAATTAGAGTCTGCTTATAAAAAACAACAGCAAGAGATTGCTGATTTAAAAGATTTCGTTGCTCGAAATAAAGCCCGTGTTTCAACACGTAATATGGCGATGTCACGTCAAAAGAAATTAGATAAAATGGAAGTGATTGAGCTAGCTTCTGAGCGTCCAAAACCAGAGTTTAACTTTAAAGGGGCTCGTACAGCCGGTCGTTATATTTTCCAAACAAAAGATTTAGTGATTGGATATGGTGAGCCATTATCATCTCCATTAAACTTAACAATGGAACGTGGGCAAAAAATTGCGATTTGCGGAGCAAATGGAATTGGGAAAACAACGCTACTTCGTAGCCTTTTAGGTGAAATTCAACCGATTTCAGGATCTGTTGAACGTGGAGAATTTTTACACATTGGTTACTTCGAACAAGAAATCAAAGGTGGAAAAGATAAAACATGTTTACAAGAGTTCTGGGATGAGTTTCCTCATTTAACACAAGGGGAAGCTCGTGCTGCGTTAGCGAAATGTGGATTAACAACGAAACACATTGAAAGTAAAGTCATGGTCTTAAGTGGAGGAGAACAAGCTAAAGTTCGCCTTGCTAAGTTAATTAATCGTGAATCAAATGTTTTAATTCTCGATGAGCCAACGAACCACTTAGATGTTGATGCGAAAGATGAGTTAAAACGTGCCATTAAAGAATATAAAGGAAGTGTGTTACTGATTTCCCATGAACCTGAATTCTATCGTGATGTGGTGACAGATATTTGGGATGGAGAAAAGTGGACCACTCGTTTAGTTTAG